In uncultured Bacteroides sp., the following proteins share a genomic window:
- a CDS encoding pectinesterase family protein has product MKGTLCLISGLLLISTAIQAQNSRFPQQNAVNVNPDTHLVLKFDSAPTIGKKGFVRVFEEGTNRQVDCLDLSVPAGPTTGQSNVGAIYTPVPYEYKATNYTNANTVPGTPSGANKRDTSNYQLNIIGHFTDGFHFYPIITHNNTATIYLHNNLLEYGKGYYVTIDKGVINVSKFNGFTKKNAWRFTTKQSGPKADVHRLVVSADGTGDFNTVQGALDYIPDFTPAMINPLEPEDGSWKIYVKNGDYEELVYFRNKRYVTIEGESREGVHIHYANNEVFNPHPADIKTNERPGTFPPRRAAFMSDNGFGIALENLTIQTDLKGQAEGLLMMGEGNSLKNIHVIGSGDALQINGSTYLENCTIDGDGDTVLGRGPAFFKDCTLSSYGAFMWIRNTSQNHGNIFVNCTFIGKGKDALIARSPVNKGQGYPYAEAVLINCKLENVPSAGWFVEGDSTNVHFWEYNSRALNGEPIDYSQRNSASRQLDKEKDTRIIQLYSNPTYVLGLGY; this is encoded by the coding sequence ATGAAAGGCACTCTTTGTTTAATCTCAGGATTACTATTAATATCTACAGCAATTCAAGCCCAGAATTCTCGCTTCCCACAACAGAATGCTGTGAATGTAAATCCGGACACTCATCTTGTATTGAAGTTTGATAGCGCGCCAACAATAGGAAAGAAGGGCTTTGTCCGTGTGTTCGAAGAGGGAACAAACCGGCAGGTGGACTGTCTGGATTTAAGTGTTCCGGCCGGGCCAACTACCGGACAAAGCAATGTCGGAGCAATATATACTCCTGTGCCGTATGAGTATAAGGCTACTAATTATACCAATGCGAATACCGTTCCCGGAACTCCTTCAGGGGCAAACAAACGTGATACCTCAAACTATCAGCTGAATATTATTGGTCATTTTACCGATGGCTTTCACTTCTATCCGATAATTACTCACAATAATACGGCTACCATTTATTTGCATAACAACCTTCTGGAATATGGTAAAGGCTATTACGTAACGATTGATAAAGGTGTTATCAATGTCAGTAAGTTCAACGGCTTTACGAAAAAGAATGCATGGCGTTTCACAACAAAGCAATCGGGCCCGAAGGCTGATGTTCACAGATTGGTGGTTAGTGCCGACGGCACTGGCGATTTCAATACAGTACAAGGAGCATTAGATTATATTCCCGATTTTACTCCTGCAATGATTAATCCGTTAGAGCCTGAAGACGGTAGCTGGAAGATCTATGTGAAGAACGGAGATTACGAGGAGTTGGTTTATTTCCGCAATAAGCGATATGTAACTATTGAAGGCGAGAGTCGTGAAGGTGTTCATATTCATTATGCCAACAACGAGGTCTTTAATCCGCATCCTGCCGACATCAAAACAAATGAACGTCCCGGAACGTTCCCTCCCCGCCGGGCTGCATTTATGTCCGACAATGGTTTTGGCATTGCATTGGAAAATCTTACAATTCAAACAGATCTTAAAGGACAGGCAGAAGGATTGTTGATGATGGGAGAAGGGAACTCATTAAAAAATATACATGTAATAGGTTCTGGTGATGCTTTGCAGATTAACGGGAGCACTTATCTTGAGAATTGTACCATTGATGGTGATGGCGATACGGTTTTAGGTCGTGGTCCTGCATTTTTTAAGGATTGCACGCTTTCCAGCTACGGAGCGTTTATGTGGATAAGGAATACAAGCCAGAACCATGGGAATATCTTTGTGAACTGTACCTTTATCGGCAAAGGAAAAGATGCGCTGATTGCGCGTTCTCCTGTAAATAAAGGTCAGGGATACCCCTATGCAGAGGCTGTGCTTATCAATTGCAAATTAGAGAATGTGCCGTCAGCAGGTTGGTTCGTGGAAGGAGATTCTACGAATGTTCATTTCTGGGAATATAACAGCAGGGCGTTGAATGGTGAACCAATAGACTATAGTCAGCGTAACTCTGCGTCCCGTCAACTTGATAAAGAGAAAGATACCAGAATTATTCAATTGTACAGTAACCCAACTTATGTATTGGGGTTGGGATATTAA
- a CDS encoding heavy metal translocating P-type ATPase: MKKIENKIYPVLNMHCAGCANNVEKTVNALPGVEKGAVNLAANTLSIEFDRLVLSPESLQKAIHDAGYDLIIEEENAAELQEEEQRKAYRKLKMKVIWAWIFVVPMMTLSMLFMHLPHVHVIMLVLALPVMLFFGNSFYINAWKQLKLGRSNMDTLVALSTSIAFLFSVFNTFFPDFWTSRGLEPHVYYEAATMIIAFVLIGKLLEEKAKGNTSSAIKKLMGLQPKTARIIKDGAEETVLISQLQVNDLVSVRPGEQIPVDGTVHEGTSFVDESMITGEPIAVEKSVGAQVLAGTINQKGAFVLKAAKVGKETVLANIIRMVQEAQGSKAPVQRIVDRVTGIFVPVVLILSILTFVIWMSVGGMGYFSHALLSAVSVLVIACPCALGLATPTALMVGIGKGASNHILIKDAVALEQMRKVNTVVLDKTGTLTEGHPSVSDWLWEHGEDKLFKEILLAAELKSEHPLADAIVNELQSQGIASAALSSFESITGKGIQVNYQETTYWAGSQKLLNDYEASASAYLQGMIEQFQNEGKSIVYFGRENKLLSVIAITDKVKPTSIEALRVLREMGIRVCMLTGDGEATAAVVAEKLGIGIYKAEALPSDKEEFVKQLQSEGRVVAMVGDGINDSQALARADVSIAMGKGTDIAMDVAMVTLITSDLMLLPKAFKLSKQTVQLIHQNLFWAFIYNLIGIPIAAGVLYAMGGMLLNPMIASAAMACSSVSVVMNSLSLNWKKL; the protein is encoded by the coding sequence ATGAAGAAAATAGAAAACAAAATATATCCAGTGCTCAACATGCACTGTGCCGGTTGCGCAAATAACGTAGAAAAGACAGTGAATGCCCTTCCCGGGGTAGAAAAGGGGGCGGTAAATCTAGCAGCAAACACCCTTTCCATTGAGTTCGACCGCCTTGTCCTGTCTCCCGAGAGTTTACAGAAAGCTATACACGATGCGGGTTACGACCTGATTATTGAGGAAGAAAATGCTGCTGAGTTGCAGGAAGAAGAGCAACGAAAAGCCTATCGAAAACTGAAAATGAAGGTAATCTGGGCATGGATATTTGTAGTGCCCATGATGACGCTTTCAATGCTATTCATGCACCTGCCGCATGTGCACGTAATAATGCTGGTTCTTGCTTTACCCGTAATGCTGTTCTTCGGCAACTCATTCTATATCAATGCCTGGAAACAACTGAAGTTGGGCCGGAGCAATATGGATACATTGGTGGCTCTGAGCACTTCCATCGCTTTTCTTTTTAGTGTGTTCAACACGTTTTTTCCTGACTTCTGGACATCACGCGGCCTGGAACCGCATGTTTATTACGAGGCTGCCACAATGATTATCGCCTTTGTGCTCATTGGAAAACTTCTTGAGGAGAAAGCAAAGGGTAATACCTCATCGGCTATCAAGAAGCTGATGGGATTACAGCCCAAAACCGCCCGAATCATCAAGGATGGCGCAGAAGAAACCGTCCTTATCTCACAATTGCAGGTAAATGATTTGGTAAGCGTTCGCCCGGGCGAACAAATCCCTGTGGATGGAACGGTGCACGAAGGCACTTCTTTTGTGGACGAGAGCATGATAACCGGCGAACCTATCGCTGTAGAGAAAAGCGTTGGTGCTCAGGTTCTGGCGGGAACAATCAATCAGAAAGGGGCCTTTGTGTTGAAGGCTGCCAAAGTTGGGAAGGAGACTGTGCTGGCCAATATCATCAGAATGGTGCAGGAAGCTCAGGGTTCTAAAGCTCCGGTGCAGAGAATCGTTGACAGGGTAACGGGAATATTTGTACCAGTGGTGCTTATTTTATCAATCCTTACCTTCGTAATTTGGATGTCAGTAGGAGGAATGGGATACTTCTCTCATGCATTGCTCTCCGCTGTATCAGTGCTTGTCATTGCTTGTCCGTGCGCCTTGGGACTTGCTACGCCTACTGCCCTGATGGTGGGAATTGGCAAAGGAGCCAGCAACCATATCCTGATTAAAGATGCAGTAGCTCTGGAACAAATGAGGAAGGTAAACACGGTGGTATTGGACAAAACCGGCACACTGACCGAAGGACATCCTTCTGTTTCCGACTGGCTTTGGGAACACGGTGAAGATAAACTCTTTAAGGAAATTCTCTTAGCTGCTGAATTAAAATCGGAACATCCGCTGGCTGATGCTATTGTGAACGAACTTCAGTCGCAAGGAATCGCTTCGGCCGCACTTTCTTCTTTTGAGAGTATTACTGGCAAAGGGATTCAGGTAAACTATCAGGAAACCACGTATTGGGCAGGAAGCCAGAAGTTACTGAATGATTATGAAGCATCTGCATCGGCTTATCTGCAAGGCATGATAGAGCAATTTCAGAACGAAGGCAAAAGTATTGTCTACTTTGGGCGGGAAAACAAACTTTTGTCTGTCATTGCCATTACCGACAAAGTGAAACCCACTTCAATAGAAGCGCTCAGAGTGTTGCGCGAAATGGGAATCAGAGTCTGCATGCTCACTGGAGACGGAGAAGCCACAGCCGCTGTTGTGGCAGAAAAACTAGGAATAGGCATCTACAAAGCCGAAGCACTGCCAAGCGATAAGGAAGAGTTTGTGAAACAACTGCAATCAGAGGGCAGAGTAGTGGCAATGGTGGGCGACGGAATCAATGATTCTCAGGCACTTGCCCGCGCAGACGTAAGTATTGCCATGGGAAAAGGTACCGATATTGCCATGGACGTAGCAATGGTTACGCTGATAACTTCAGATTTAATGCTGTTGCCAAAGGCATTTAAACTATCCAAGCAAACGGTGCAACTCATCCATCAAAACCTCTTCTGGGCATTTATCTATAATCTGATAGGTATTCCTATTGCAGCCGGGGTGCTTTATGCGATGGGTGGTATGCTTCTAAATCCAATGATTGCAAGTGCGGCCATGGCTTGTAGCTCTGTTTCGGTTGTGATGAATAGTTTGAGTCTGAACTGGAAGAAGTTGTAA
- a CDS encoding DUF3298 domain-containing protein: MKKNSLSILSILLLAGTMLVSCGGKKQSESKQIATDSIKVKETSHLFNDPKKPGCSLDINLAYVTKASSKTIQDSINSSLIATCLGNQYAGKDPKTAINEFKAAYVKGYKNDVEQFYLEDQKKNHEDEISSAWYNYTKTIKSNFIFNEHGVLVCRINTYDYTGGAHGNHTSLFLNFDLLTGRRIYLKDLFKEGYEKVLTSLLLAQLEKDNKVTSEAELEEIGYFITEPLSPTENFLLNDDGFTFFYNVYEIAPYVMGTTTIKLPFSAVESMMKENNPADGLY, translated from the coding sequence ATGAAAAAAAACTCATTGTCAATTCTTTCTATACTATTACTGGCAGGAACAATGCTAGTTTCCTGTGGAGGAAAGAAACAAAGTGAATCAAAACAGATAGCCACTGACAGCATAAAAGTAAAGGAGACCTCACATCTCTTTAATGATCCTAAAAAACCTGGCTGTAGCCTTGATATTAATCTGGCTTATGTTACAAAAGCATCAAGCAAGACTATTCAGGATAGTATAAACAGCTCACTGATTGCAACCTGTTTGGGCAATCAATATGCAGGGAAAGATCCCAAAACTGCGATTAATGAGTTTAAAGCTGCTTACGTAAAAGGGTACAAGAATGACGTGGAACAGTTCTATCTGGAGGATCAGAAAAAGAATCATGAAGATGAAATCAGCAGTGCATGGTACAATTATACTAAAACCATAAAGTCAAACTTCATCTTTAATGAACATGGAGTATTGGTTTGTCGTATAAATACTTACGACTATACTGGTGGGGCTCACGGAAATCACACTTCTTTGTTCCTGAACTTTGACCTGCTTACCGGTAGGAGGATCTATCTGAAGGATCTTTTTAAGGAAGGATATGAAAAAGTGCTGACCAGCTTGTTGCTGGCCCAACTGGAAAAAGATAATAAGGTGACCTCTGAAGCTGAGCTGGAAGAGATTGGTTATTTCATAACCGAGCCGCTATCTCCTACTGAGAATTTTTTATTGAACGATGATGGCTTCACGTTCTTTTATAATGTATACGAAATTGCTCCCTATGTTATGGGAACAACAACTATAAAGCTTCCGTTCTCGGCCGTTGAATCTATGATGAAGGAGAATAACCCTGCGGACGGATTGTATTAA
- the rsmG gene encoding 16S rRNA (guanine(527)-N(7))-methyltransferase RsmG: MEIILKYFPNLTEEQRRQFTALYDLYLDWNAKINVISRKDIENLYEHHVLHSLALAKVIDFKPGTTVMDLGTGGGFPGIPLAILFPETKFHLVDSIGKKVRVANEVANAIGLKNVTFRHARAQEEKQLFDFVVSRAVMPLSDLIDIIKKNISKKQINALPNGLICLKGGELQHETLPFKNKTVMYNVSDYFEEEFFETKKVVYVPLV; encoded by the coding sequence ATGGAGATTATTCTAAAATATTTCCCCAATTTAACTGAAGAGCAGCGTAGACAATTTACTGCTCTTTACGATTTATATTTAGACTGGAATGCTAAAATCAACGTGATTTCCAGAAAAGATATCGAAAACCTGTATGAACATCATGTGCTCCATTCTCTTGCTTTAGCAAAGGTGATTGATTTCAAGCCCGGAACCACAGTAATGGATCTTGGTACAGGAGGAGGTTTTCCCGGCATTCCGCTGGCTATTCTCTTTCCTGAGACGAAATTTCACCTTGTAGACAGCATTGGAAAGAAAGTCCGTGTGGCAAATGAAGTGGCAAATGCCATTGGCTTGAAGAATGTTACCTTCCGCCATGCCCGTGCACAGGAAGAAAAGCAGTTGTTCGATTTTGTGGTAAGCCGTGCTGTGATGCCGCTTTCCGATTTAATCGATATTATAAAGAAGAATATTTCAAAGAAGCAGATTAATGCGTTGCCCAACGGCCTCATTTGCCTTAAAGGCGGTGAGCTGCAACACGAGACTCTGCCTTTTAAGAATAAAACAGTAATGTACAACGTCAGCGACTACTTTGAAGAAGAGTTCTTTGAAACAAAGAAGGTTGTTTACGTTCCACTAGTTTAA
- a CDS encoding MBL fold metallo-hydrolase: MKIKRFEFNMFPVNCYVLSDDNNEAVVIDPGCFYEEEKQALKNYISSNGLTVKHLLNTHLHLDHIFGNPFMLQEFGLKAEANKADEFWLENAPKQSRMFGFELKETPVPLGKYLCDGDIITFGNVKLEAIHVPGHSPGSLVYYCKEENCMFSGDVLFQGSIGRADLARGNFDELIESICSRLFSLPNETIVYPGHGAPTTIGAEKTDNPFFR; the protein is encoded by the coding sequence ATGAAGATAAAAAGATTTGAATTCAATATGTTTCCCGTGAACTGTTACGTGCTCAGTGATGATAATAACGAAGCAGTAGTCATTGATCCGGGATGCTTTTATGAAGAAGAGAAACAGGCTCTAAAAAATTATATATCCAGTAACGGACTTACCGTGAAGCATCTGCTGAACACTCACTTGCATCTGGATCACATATTTGGTAATCCTTTTATGCTGCAAGAGTTTGGTTTGAAAGCAGAAGCAAACAAAGCCGATGAGTTCTGGCTTGAAAATGCGCCCAAACAGTCGCGCATGTTTGGCTTTGAACTGAAAGAGACTCCGGTTCCGCTGGGCAAGTATCTTTGCGATGGCGACATAATTACCTTTGGCAACGTAAAGCTTGAAGCCATTCATGTTCCGGGGCATTCTCCGGGTAGTCTGGTTTATTATTGCAAAGAGGAAAATTGCATGTTTTCGGGTGATGTTTTGTTTCAGGGAAGCATAGGACGCGCCGATCTGGCCAGAGGTAATTTTGACGAATTGATAGAGAGTATCTGCAGCAGACTATTCTCACTGCCAAATGAAACGATAGTTTATCCCGGGCATGGAGCACCCACAACAATTGGAGCTGAAAAGACTGACAATCCTTTTTTCAGATAA
- the gcvP gene encoding aminomethyl-transferring glycine dehydrogenase produces MKTDLLSGRHVGIEEKDMEHMLTTIGVKSLDELINQTIPSNIRLKKPLDLPAPMTERAFTEHICKLGAKNKLFTTYIGMGWYDTITPAVIQRNVLENPAWYTSYTPYQSEVSQGRLEALMNFQTVITDLTAMPLANCSLLDEATAAAEAVTMMFGLRSRDQQKSGANVLFVDEKIFPQTLAVINTRAVPQGIEVKTGDYKTFEFTPDVFGCMVQYPNSDGSIEDYRGFTEKAHAAGCKVSVAADIISLAILVPPGEWGADIVFGSTQRLGIPMYYGGPSAAFFATRDEFKRNMPGRIIGWSKDKYGKLCYRMALQTREQHIKREKATSNICTSQALLAIMSGFYAVYHGADGMKNIASRIHQTTTYINKGLKKLGYKQHNEQYFDTLRLTLIDQVSAEQIRTFAQSKKVNLRYFDNGDVGLSVDETTEIRDVNALLTIFSIAAEKEFSEVNSIPETGSIKEIYKRKSKYLAHSVFKMYHTETEMMRYIKRLERKDISLAHSMISLGSCTMKLNAAVELFPLSNPGFSGIHPFAPEDQTDGYNELICHLAKYLKQITGFEGVSFQPNSGAAGEYTGLRVIRTYLISKGKGNRNKVLIPASAHGTNPASAVQAGFTPIICACDEFGNVDMDDLRAKAEENRDDLAALMITYPSTHGIFETEIKKICEIIHSFGAQVYMDGANMNAQVGFTNPGTIGADVCHLNLHKTFAIPHGGGGPGAGPICVAKHLAPFLPEHPFIGGSMNTVSSAPYGSAGILPITYGYIRMMGTEGLKKATSVAILNANYLAARLKDTYGIVYRGANGFVGHEMILECRNIFQETGISENDIAKRLMDYGYHAPTLSFPVHGTLMVEPTESESLAELDNFVDVMLSIYQEIQEVKDGTADKADNVLVNAPHPEYEVVADNWPHAYSREKAAYPIQSVRDNKFWINVARVDNTLGDRKLLTTRYETFD; encoded by the coding sequence ATGAAAACAGATCTATTATCCGGCCGACATGTTGGCATTGAAGAGAAAGATATGGAACACATGCTCACCACCATTGGCGTAAAAAGCCTCGATGAACTGATAAACCAAACTATCCCTTCAAATATTCGTTTGAAAAAACCATTGGATCTTCCTGCACCAATGACCGAACGTGCTTTTACAGAACATATTTGCAAGTTGGGAGCAAAGAATAAGCTATTCACTACTTATATAGGTATGGGGTGGTATGACACTATTACTCCTGCCGTGATTCAAAGAAATGTATTAGAGAATCCGGCATGGTACACCTCTTATACACCTTATCAGTCGGAAGTTTCTCAGGGACGTCTGGAGGCGTTGATGAACTTCCAGACTGTGATTACGGATTTAACCGCTATGCCATTGGCAAATTGTTCCTTGCTTGACGAGGCAACTGCTGCGGCTGAAGCTGTTACCATGATGTTTGGTCTGCGCTCTCGCGACCAGCAGAAGTCGGGCGCCAATGTACTTTTCGTGGATGAGAAGATTTTTCCGCAGACACTTGCAGTAATCAATACCCGTGCAGTTCCTCAGGGAATAGAGGTAAAGACAGGAGATTATAAGACTTTTGAATTTACTCCCGATGTATTTGGTTGTATGGTTCAGTATCCAAATTCAGACGGAAGTATTGAAGATTACCGCGGATTTACAGAAAAAGCACATGCAGCAGGTTGTAAAGTATCTGTTGCTGCCGATATAATAAGTCTGGCAATACTAGTGCCACCCGGTGAATGGGGAGCAGATATTGTTTTTGGCTCTACCCAGCGGTTAGGTATCCCAATGTATTACGGTGGTCCTTCTGCTGCATTCTTCGCTACCCGTGATGAATTTAAGAGAAATATGCCTGGCCGCATCATCGGCTGGTCGAAAGATAAATACGGGAAACTGTGCTACCGTATGGCATTGCAAACACGTGAACAGCACATAAAGCGTGAGAAGGCTACTTCAAATATTTGTACTTCACAGGCATTGCTTGCCATCATGTCGGGATTCTATGCTGTTTACCACGGTGCAGACGGCATGAAGAATATTGCCAGCCGAATTCATCAGACTACAACCTACATCAATAAGGGTCTTAAGAAGCTAGGCTACAAACAACATAACGAGCAATACTTTGATACTCTCCGTCTGACACTCATCGATCAGGTATCAGCCGAGCAGATTCGCACTTTTGCTCAGAGTAAGAAAGTAAATCTTCGATATTTTGACAACGGAGATGTGGGCCTCAGTGTAGATGAAACAACTGAGATTCGTGATGTAAATGCACTTCTTACTATTTTCTCCATAGCGGCTGAGAAGGAGTTTTCTGAAGTCAATTCTATTCCCGAAACTGGTTCTATTAAAGAAATATACAAACGTAAGAGTAAATACCTGGCTCATTCTGTATTCAAGATGTATCACACTGAAACAGAAATGATGAGATACATTAAACGTTTGGAGAGGAAAGATATTTCATTGGCGCATTCAATGATTTCTTTGGGATCTTGTACCATGAAGCTAAATGCTGCGGTGGAGTTATTTCCTTTGTCGAACCCGGGATTCTCGGGAATTCATCCTTTTGCTCCGGAAGATCAGACAGATGGTTACAATGAGCTTATCTGCCATTTAGCAAAATACCTGAAACAGATCACCGGTTTTGAGGGAGTAAGTTTCCAACCTAACTCCGGAGCTGCCGGCGAATATACCGGACTCCGTGTTATCCGTACTTATCTGATAAGCAAGGGTAAAGGGAATCGTAACAAAGTATTAATCCCTGCATCGGCTCACGGAACCAATCCGGCATCAGCAGTTCAGGCGGGCTTTACCCCGATTATCTGCGCATGTGATGAGTTTGGTAACGTTGATATGGACGATCTTCGTGCCAAGGCAGAAGAAAACCGTGATGATCTGGCTGCATTGATGATTACTTATCCGTCTACTCATGGAATATTTGAAACGGAGATTAAGAAGATATGTGAAATCATTCACTCCTTCGGAGCGCAAGTCTATATGGATGGAGCAAACATGAATGCTCAGGTTGGATTCACTAATCCGGGAACCATTGGCGCTGATGTTTGCCATCTTAACCTACATAAAACATTTGCCATTCCTCACGGTGGCGGCGGACCGGGTGCCGGACCAATTTGCGTGGCCAAACATCTTGCTCCTTTCTTGCCGGAGCATCCGTTCATTGGCGGTTCTATGAATACAGTTTCCTCTGCACCTTACGGAAGTGCAGGCATACTTCCTATCACTTACGGATATATCCGCATGATGGGAACCGAGGGTCTGAAGAAAGCTACAAGCGTTGCTATTTTAAATGCCAACTATCTGGCTGCCCGTCTGAAGGATACCTACGGCATTGTATATAGAGGTGCGAATGGTTTCGTAGGACACGAGATGATTCTGGAATGTCGTAACATATTCCAGGAAACAGGAATATCAGAAAATGACATCGCTAAACGATTGATGGATTACGGTTACCATGCCCCTACTCTGTCGTTCCCTGTTCATGGCACATTGATGGTGGAACCTACAGAAAGCGAAAGTCTGGCAGAGCTGGATAATTTTGTAGATGTGATGCTTTCCATCTACCAGGAAATTCAGGAAGTGAAAGATGGAACTGCCGACAAAGCAGATAATGTTCTGGTAAATGCTCCTCATCCGGAATATGAAGTAGTAGCTGATAACTGGCCGCACGCCTATTCCCGCGAAAAAGCTGCTTATCCTATTCAATCGGTACGTGATAATAAGTTCTGGATAAACGTAGCACGTGTGGACAACACCCTGGGAGATCGTAAATTGCTGACTACAAGATATGAGACTTTCGATTAG